The stretch of DNA AAAGAGGCGATGAAGCTGCTAAATCCTTTCATGCCATTTCTTTCAGAGTATCTATTCCAAGAGCTTAGCGGCACACAGCTTGAAAATGCAAAATCAATAATGGTTATGAGCTATCCAGAGATAAAAGAGCGAAATTTAGAGGTTGAGAAGAAATTTGAGCTAGTTATCGAAGCAATCGTGGCTATTCGCCGTGCAAAAGCGACTATCGATCTTGGCAACTCAAAGATCACAAAAGCCTTTGTTAAATTTAATGAAAAAATAGATCTTGATGAGGTTAAAGAGTATATCAAGCTGCTTGCAAAATGCGAAGAGATCGGCTTTGTAGATGAGAAAATAGAAAATTCAATAAGAGATGTGAGCGAAAATTTAGAGGCATTTGTCCCACTTGAAGGGCTTGATATGAGCGGTATCATCACAAGGCTAAGGTCTCAAAAGACAAAGCTTGAAAAAGAGATAGCCAAACTCTCAGGCATGCTAAATAACCAAAATTTCGTGGCAAACGCACCAAAAGAGGTCATAGAGACAAACAAAGAGGCGCTAGAGAGCGCTGAGGCTAAATTTAAAAAAGTATGTGAAGAATTAGAAGCTCTTGGAGAAAAATAGTGATAAAAATAGAGAAATTAAGCAAATTTTATGGTGATACGCAAATCCTTTTTGATATAAATTTAGAGGTTAAAAAGGGTGAAATTTTTGCTATCGTGGGTCATAGCGGTGCTGGTAAATCAACGCTTTTAAGATGCATAAACGGACTTGAGAGCTACCAAGGTGGCAGCCTAAAAGTCTTTGATAAAGAGATAAAAAATTTAGATGAGACGCAGCAGAGACATTTAAGGCGAGATGTTGGGATGATATTTCAGCATTTTGCTTTGATGGCTAGAAAAAACGTCTTTGAAAACGTCGCTACTCCGCTTAAATTTTGGGGTTACAAAAGCGATGAAACTGAAAAAAGAGTGAGAGAGCTTTTAAATTTAGTCGGTCTTGAAAATAAGGCAAAAAGCTATCCAAGCGAGCTAAGTGGCGGTCAAAAACAGCGTGTGGCGATCGCCAGAGCGCTTGCTTTAAATCCAAAAATTTTACTAAGCGACGAGGCGACTTCGGCTCTTGATCCAAACACGACAAATCAAATTTTAGAACTGCTTGAAAAGATAAACAAAGAGCTAGACATCAGCGTCGTCATCGTCACGCACGAGATGGAGGTTGTAAAATCGATCGCAAAACGTGCAATACTGCTTGAAGGTGGCAAGATCATAGGCTCTGGAAGCATCGAAGAGCTATTTTTAAAGCCAGATGAGAAGATGAAAGAGTTTTTGGGCGAAGTTGAAATTCTGCCAAGTACTGGCACAAATATCAGGCTATTTTTCCCAAAAGAAGTGGCCCAAAATAGCGTGATCACGCATATGGCTAGAAGCCTAAATATCGACTTTAACATAGTCTGGGGCAAGCTTGAGAAGCTAAACGAAAATGTTCTTGGCTCGCTCGTCATAAACATAGATGAAAAAGATAAAGAAAACGTGCTTAACTACATCAAGCAAAGTGGCGTTTTATGGGAGGTTGCTTGATGTTTGGTATTGATTTTTCTAAATTTCCAGATGTGTTTTCGAGGATACTGTTGCCAGCTATCGGCGAGACACTATATATGAGCATCGTCTCTACCCTGCTCGCCTTTGCCATAGGCCTCATACCTGCGGTTTTGCTCATCCTTTCAGACAAAGATGGACTAAAGCCAAACAAACAACTTTATTTTGTACTTGATATCGTTATAAACGTGCTTAGAAGCTTTCCGTTTATCATTTTAATCATCGTGCTCTTTCCTGTCACAAAAATGATCGTAGGCACAAGTATCGGCACTACGGCTGCGATCGTTCCGCTAACTATTGGCGCGGCTCCGTTTGTAGCAAGGCTCATTGAAAATGCTCTAAAAGAGGTTGATAAAGGCATAATTGAAGCCGCTCAAAGTTTTGGTAGTTCGAAATTTCAGATCATCTTTCGCGTGATGTTTGTAGAGGCACTTCCTGGCATTATCTCGGCATTTACGCTAACGCTTATTGTAAATATCGGCTTTTCAGCGATGGCTGGTGCGGTTGGCGGTGGCGGACTAGGATCTGTTGCTATAAACTACGGATATCAAAGATTTCGCCCAGATATCATGCTTTACACCGTGGTTATTCTTATCATTATGGTTCAAATTTTTCAAGTTTTAGGTAACTACTTATATAAAATTTCTAAAAAATAGGCCTTTGTTTTTATCTGATTTTAAGCTTTTTTCCTTAAAATTGCCCGAATTAATTTTTAGCTGAAAGGATAAAAGATGAAATCAGATATGTGCCACATGTGCCGCCTATTAAAAAACGCGTTGTCGAAAGACTAATCTCTAAGTACAAAATTTCTTTTTAAGTGCTTAGAACTAGCTTAAGCGCTTAAAAAGAAATTTAACCCTCTAGCTTAAATTTATCCTTTTTTGGTGCTTGGCAAATTTTAAAAAAGGATAATAAATGAAAAAACTACTTCTTACCTCTTTAGTTGCTCTTGGTCTTAGTGTAAGTGCAAATGCAGCTGATAAATCAAAAACAATAATCGTTGGTGCTACACCTATCCCACATGCTGAAATTTTAGAGGTTGTAAAGCCTATTTTGGCAAAAGATGGCTATACGCTTGAAATCAAAGAATTTAACGACTACACTACGCCAAACCTTGCAACAGAAGATGGCGATTTAGATGCAAATTTCTTTCAGCACCTTCCATATTTGGACGAATTTAACAAAAACAAGGGCACTCATCTTATAAAAACAGTTGGCGTTCATCTTGAGCCAATGGGAGTTTATTCTAAAAAGATAAAAGATATCAAAGATCTAAAAGATGGTTCGACTGTATCTATCCCAAATGATCCGACAAATGAAAGCCGTGCTTTAGATATCCTTGCAAATGCTGGACTTATTAAGCTAAACGATAATCCACTAAAAACTCCGCTTGATATAGTTGATAACCCTAAAAAGCTTAAATTTGAAGAGATCGAGACTGCTCAAGTGCCAAGAACGCTTGATGACGTTACTATTGCAGTTATCAACACAAATTACGCTCTAAATGCTAATCTTAATCCGGTAAAAGACGCACTTGTGCTTGAAAGCAAAAATAGCCCGTATGTAAACTACGTTGTAGTAAAGTCTGGCAACGAAAATAGCCCTAAAATAAAGGCTCTTGATAAGGCTATAAACTCATCAGAAGTTAAGAAATTTATCGAGATCAAATACAATGGCGCGATTCTTCCAGCGTTTTAATTAAAAATTTAAATAAGCGACGTGAAAGCTTTTACCTTTTTAGCGTCGCTTAAACCAAATAAAAAAGGAAAAACAATGAAATTTATCAAACTTTTAACCGCATCTTTAGTTGCTCTAAGCCTTCACGCAGCCGACAAAGACCACACTATCGTAGTCGGCGTCTCGCCAGTACCACACGCTGAAATTTTAGAATTTGTAAAGCCAAAGCTAAAAGATAAAGGCTACGACCTTGTTATCTCTGAAATTTCAGACTACTCTATCCCAAATGTCGCGACAGAAGATGGCAGTTTGGATGCAAATTTCTTTCAGCATTTACCATATCTTGAGGAGCAAAACAAGGCTAGAGGCTTGCATCTTGTAAGTGTTGCAAATGTCCATGTTGAGCCACTTGGCTTTTATTCTAAAAAGATAAAAAACATAAAAGAGTTAAAAGATGGTGCAAAAGTTGCGATCGCTTATGATCCATCAAATGGCAATAGAGCGCTTAGAATTTTAGAAAAGGCTGGTCTTATTGAGA from Campylobacter concisus encodes:
- a CDS encoding MetQ/NlpA family ABC transporter substrate-binding protein; translation: MKKLLLTSLVALGLSVSANAADKSKTIIVGATPIPHAEILEVVKPILAKDGYTLEIKEFNDYTTPNLATEDGDLDANFFQHLPYLDEFNKNKGTHLIKTVGVHLEPMGVYSKKIKDIKDLKDGSTVSIPNDPTNESRALDILANAGLIKLNDNPLKTPLDIVDNPKKLKFEEIETAQVPRTLDDVTIAVINTNYALNANLNPVKDALVLESKNSPYVNYVVVKSGNENSPKIKALDKAINSSEVKKFIEIKYNGAILPAF
- a CDS encoding methionine ABC transporter permease, with protein sequence MFGIDFSKFPDVFSRILLPAIGETLYMSIVSTLLAFAIGLIPAVLLILSDKDGLKPNKQLYFVLDIVINVLRSFPFIILIIVLFPVTKMIVGTSIGTTAAIVPLTIGAAPFVARLIENALKEVDKGIIEAAQSFGSSKFQIIFRVMFVEALPGIISAFTLTLIVNIGFSAMAGAVGGGGLGSVAINYGYQRFRPDIMLYTVVILIIMVQIFQVLGNYLYKISKK
- a CDS encoding MetQ/NlpA family ABC transporter substrate-binding protein; translated protein: MKFIKLLTASLVALSLHAADKDHTIVVGVSPVPHAEILEFVKPKLKDKGYDLVISEISDYSIPNVATEDGSLDANFFQHLPYLEEQNKARGLHLVSVANVHVEPLGFYSKKIKNIKELKDGAKVAIAYDPSNGNRALRILEKAGLIEIDKNVKVATINDITKNPKNLQFVELEGAQIPRTLDDVDIAAISTNFVLDLGMSVAKDALLLEDANSPYANIIVTKAGNENNPKIKALIDAVLSPDTKNFIITRYKGEVIPAF
- a CDS encoding methionine ABC transporter ATP-binding protein, with product MIKIEKLSKFYGDTQILFDINLEVKKGEIFAIVGHSGAGKSTLLRCINGLESYQGGSLKVFDKEIKNLDETQQRHLRRDVGMIFQHFALMARKNVFENVATPLKFWGYKSDETEKRVRELLNLVGLENKAKSYPSELSGGQKQRVAIARALALNPKILLSDEATSALDPNTTNQILELLEKINKELDISVVIVTHEMEVVKSIAKRAILLEGGKIIGSGSIEELFLKPDEKMKEFLGEVEILPSTGTNIRLFFPKEVAQNSVITHMARSLNIDFNIVWGKLEKLNENVLGSLVINIDEKDKENVLNYIKQSGVLWEVA